One genomic window of Clostridium taeniosporum includes the following:
- a CDS encoding ATPase, translating into MENMDVNIMELLEYLQDLVDSSPKVPISGKVVVDKKEVLEVVDQIINYLPDQFKKAQWVMNERERILGEAKKEYDTVKKETIMIMRQNVESHDIVKEAKIRAQEIIASAQRDAKAIRLGSRDYSDEILSQLDREIEAKKEELIKALQNSFEIVAKDIDGNLSTACSTIRGNIKELRGMKK; encoded by the coding sequence ATGGAAAATATGGATGTAAATATAATGGAACTATTAGAATATTTACAGGACTTAGTAGATAGCTCACCTAAAGTTCCGATAAGTGGTAAAGTTGTGGTTGATAAAAAGGAAGTTCTAGAAGTTGTTGATCAAATTATAAATTATTTACCAGATCAGTTTAAAAAAGCTCAGTGGGTTATGAATGAAAGAGAAAGAATATTAGGAGAAGCTAAAAAAGAGTATGATACTGTAAAAAAAGAAACTATCATGATTATGAGACAAAATGTTGAAAGTCATGATATAGTAAAAGAAGCAAAAATAAGAGCACAGGAAATTATAGCTTCAGCACAAAGAGATGCTAAAGCTATAAGATTAGGTTCTAGAGATTATTCTGATGAAATTTTATCTCAACTTGATAGGGAAATAGAAGCTAAGAAAGAAGAATTAATAAAAGCACTCCAAAATAGTTTTGAAATAGTTGCTAAAGATATAGATGGTAATTTAAGTACTGCCTGCTCAACTATAAGAGGAAACATAAAAGAATTAAGAGGAATGAAAAAATAG
- the ylbJ gene encoding sporulation integral membrane protein YlbJ: MNYTIIFLWLLIILLTIILVKLLNIKKNVLFCLLCSIFIILFVLNIKQCTIAAIDGCKLWYNAVLPVTFPFLVICNLLIAYDGISLYSKLLGPLICNPLGLSKDCSFPIVASFLCGYPLGAKYSIDLWALGSINDSECQRLLNVASNVGPLFLIGSVGTALLNNTTLGYILLIANYLSVIFIGIITKKNRTLRKPLSKSSINEKKINFGQAIKNAVGNGVNTILSICGFIVIFSVIISLLKNSSYINNTFNFLENLFNIQKGTLFSIFLGSIEMTNGCNLVSNLNILLPLKLGIISFLCSFSGLSVIAQISSFINDFNISYFKYISLKLIQGIFSFIITYVLIKIIPTSVVTSSFQKTCTINSIMYLLPIFLILILTIILKIIYKLFFHSS, translated from the coding sequence ATGAATTATACTATTATTTTCTTATGGTTATTAATAATATTATTAACTATTATTTTGGTGAAATTATTGAATATAAAGAAGAATGTTTTATTCTGCCTATTATGTTCAATATTTATAATACTATTTGTACTTAATATAAAACAATGTACAATTGCTGCTATTGATGGGTGTAAACTATGGTATAATGCTGTTTTGCCTGTAACATTTCCTTTTTTAGTTATTTGTAACTTATTAATTGCATATGATGGGATATCCCTTTATTCTAAGCTACTCGGTCCACTAATTTGTAACCCATTAGGACTATCTAAAGATTGTTCTTTCCCTATAGTAGCCAGTTTCTTATGTGGATATCCTTTAGGTGCAAAGTATTCTATTGATTTATGGGCTTTGGGAAGTATAAATGATAGTGAATGCCAAAGACTTCTAAATGTAGCTTCAAATGTAGGACCTTTATTCTTAATAGGTTCTGTTGGAACAGCTCTTTTAAACAATACCACATTAGGATATATTTTGCTTATAGCTAATTATCTTTCTGTTATATTTATTGGAATAATTACAAAAAAAAATAGAACCTTAAGAAAACCACTTTCTAAAAGTTCTATAAATGAAAAAAAAATAAATTTTGGTCAAGCAATAAAAAATGCCGTTGGAAATGGTGTAAACACAATATTATCAATTTGCGGATTTATAGTTATATTTTCTGTTATAATATCTCTTCTAAAAAATAGCTCATATATAAATAATACATTTAATTTTTTAGAAAATTTATTTAATATTCAAAAGGGTACTTTGTTTTCTATATTTCTAGGAAGCATAGAAATGACAAATGGTTGTAATTTAGTCTCAAACTTAAATATTTTACTTCCTTTAAAATTAGGAATTATAAGCTTTTTATGTTCTTTCTCTGGGCTCTCTGTAATAGCACAAATAAGTTCATTTATAAATGACTTTAATATTTCTTACTTTAAATATATATCTTTAAAATTAATTCAAGGTATATTTAGTTTTATCATAACATACGTATTAATAAAAATTATACCTACAAGTGTTGTTACATCTAGTTTCCAAAAAACTTGTACCATAAATAGCATTATGTACTTATTACCAATATTCTTAATTTTAATTTTAACAATAATACTTAAAATAATATATAAACTATTTTTTCATTCCTCTTAA
- a CDS encoding nucleotidyltransferase has protein sequence MVTGIIAEYNPFHKGHEYHLSQAKINTNANSIVCVMSGNFMQRGIPAIIDKWKRTEMALKSGIDLVIELPLVYSLSSAEHFAFGAVSLLNSLNIIDNLYFGSEEGNIKILKNIAEVLVKEPDNYKIMLKNYLNLGLPFHLCRANALRDFFNSNHILECISNSNNILGIEYIKSLILLNSKIKPLTLKREGSKYNDKSLNNTFSSATSIRNYLKNKNLGDLKSFLPKESYDILYNLSKENYPFIFEENMFQYIKYKLLTDGKSIDNIPDISEGLDNKILKEVVTSTSLNDLILNSKSKRYTYTRLNRILTQFFLGLEKYNLLKLSKEPCPYCRILGFNSKGKNLLKNIKRNGDINLITKIPRNNISECLEIDLIGTKGYSILNHKLNPMQDYLTSPIIL, from the coding sequence ATGGTAACAGGAATAATCGCTGAATATAATCCATTTCATAAAGGACATGAATATCATTTAAGTCAAGCCAAAATAAATACTAATGCTAATAGTATAGTTTGCGTTATGAGCGGAAACTTTATGCAGCGTGGTATACCAGCTATTATAGACAAGTGGAAGCGTACTGAAATGGCTCTAAAAAGCGGAATTGATTTAGTAATTGAATTACCTTTAGTATATTCATTATCATCTGCTGAACATTTTGCTTTTGGTGCAGTTTCTCTACTTAATTCTTTAAATATTATAGATAATTTATATTTCGGAAGTGAAGAAGGTAATATAAAAATTCTTAAAAATATAGCAGAAGTATTAGTAAAAGAACCTGATAATTATAAAATTATGTTAAAAAATTATTTAAATCTAGGACTTCCATTTCACCTATGTAGAGCTAATGCATTAAGAGATTTTTTCAATTCAAATCACATTTTAGAATGCATTTCAAACTCAAATAATATTTTAGGAATAGAATATATCAAATCATTAATTTTACTAAATAGTAAAATTAAACCTTTAACTTTAAAAAGAGAAGGATCAAAATATAATGATAAATCTTTAAATAACACTTTTTCATCAGCAACATCTATAAGAAATTATTTGAAAAACAAAAATTTAGGAGATTTAAAAAGCTTCTTACCAAAAGAAAGTTACGATATACTATATAATTTATCAAAAGAAAACTATCCTTTTATTTTTGAAGAAAATATGTTTCAATACATAAAATATAAACTTTTAACTGATGGAAAATCAATTGATAATATTCCAGATATATCTGAAGGATTGGATAATAAAATACTAAAGGAAGTTGTCACTTCTACTTCTCTTAATGATTTAATATTAAATTCAAAAAGCAAAAGATATACTTATACTAGACTAAATAGGATTTTAACTCAATTCTTTTTAGGACTTGAAAAATATAATTTACTTAAATTATCAAAAGAGCCTTGTCCATACTGTAGAATTTTGGGGTTTAATTCAAAAGGTAAAAATCTTTTAAAAAATATAAAAAGGAATGGAGATATTAATTTAATAACTAAAATTCCTAGAAATAATATTTCTGAATGTTTAGAAATAGATCTTATTGGAACAAAAGGTTATTCTATTTTAAACCATAAATTAAATCCTATGCAAGATTATTTAACTAGTCCTATCATATTGTAA
- the pta gene encoding phosphate acetyltransferase has translation MQLMEKIWLRAKEDKKNIVLPEGNEERNITAARKIVDLGLANPILVGNREEVLKKADEIKVNLENIQIIDPNDSDKLEGYIKSFYELRKNKGMTMAKAEMIVRDPLYFATMMVKLDDADGMVSGAVHTTGDLLRPGLQIIKTMPGVSIVSSFFIMNVPGKEFGNNGTLIFADCAVNPNPNEDELAAIAIATAETAKKLCKMEPRVAMLSFSTMGSADNQLVDKVRNATAKANALRPDLMIDGELQLDAAIIEKVAAQKAPNSNVAGKANVLVFPDLQAGNIGYKLVQRFANADAIGPVCQGFAKPINDLSRGCSADDIVNVVALTAVQAQGV, from the coding sequence ATGCAACTTATGGAAAAGATATGGCTTAGAGCTAAAGAAGATAAAAAGAATATAGTATTGCCAGAAGGAAATGAAGAAAGAAATATAACTGCTGCTAGAAAAATAGTAGATTTGGGATTAGCAAATCCTATTTTAGTTGGAAATAGGGAAGAAGTACTAAAAAAAGCAGATGAAATAAAAGTAAATTTAGAAAATATACAAATAATAGATCCGAATGATTCGGATAAACTAGAAGGTTATATAAAAAGTTTCTATGAACTTAGAAAAAATAAAGGAATGACAATGGCCAAGGCCGAAATGATAGTAAGAGACCCACTTTATTTTGCGACTATGATGGTTAAATTAGATGATGCAGATGGAATGGTATCAGGAGCTGTTCATACTACAGGAGATTTATTAAGACCAGGATTACAAATTATAAAAACAATGCCAGGAGTATCTATAGTATCAAGCTTTTTTATTATGAATGTACCAGGAAAAGAATTTGGTAATAATGGAACTTTAATATTTGCAGATTGTGCTGTTAATCCTAATCCAAATGAAGATGAATTAGCCGCAATAGCAATAGCAACTGCTGAAACAGCAAAGAAACTTTGTAAAATGGAACCAAGAGTAGCTATGCTGTCATTTTCAACAATGGGAAGTGCAGATAATCAACTTGTAGATAAGGTGAGAAACGCAACAGCAAAAGCAAATGCATTAAGACCAGATTTAATGATAGATGGGGAATTACAATTAGATGCTGCTATAATTGAAAAAGTAGCTGCTCAAAAAGCTCCAAATAGTAATGTAGCAGGTAAAGCGAATGTTTTAGTATTTCCAGATTTACAAGCGGGAAATATAGGTTATAAATTGGTACAAAGATTTGCTAATGCAGATGCAATAGGTCCTGTTTGTCAAGGATTTGCAAAACCTATAAATGACTTATCAAGGGGATGTAGTGCTGATGATATAGTTAATGTTGTAGCATTAACTGCAGTTCAAGCACAAGGAGTTTAA
- a CDS encoding acetate kinase: protein MKILVINCGSSSLKYQLIDMITEEALAEGLVERIAIEGSILTQKVKGREKYIVEKPLKDHQDAIELVLESLVDEKNGVIKSMDEISAVGHRVVHGGEKYSKSVLVNDEVMKNIDECIKLAPLHNPPNIIGIKACEKLMPNTPMVCVFDTAFHQTMPEKAYMYPLPYEYYTEDHIRRYGFHGTSHKYVANKVAEIMNKDVTELKIVTCHIGNGVSITAVDGGKSIDTTMGFTPLAGTIMGSRCGDIDPAIVTYLIKEKGYSATEVNDILNKKSGILGVSGVGTDFRDIRSAMENDNKRAILATDIFGYQIKKQIGAYAASMGGLDTIVFTAGIGEHAPEVRIRALSGLEFIGIELDEENNNRHDIGEGLLISKESSKVKIYVIPTNEELMIAKETLALVKK, encoded by the coding sequence ATGAAAATATTAGTTATTAATTGTGGAAGTTCTTCTTTAAAATATCAATTAATTGATATGATAACAGAAGAAGCTTTAGCAGAAGGGCTTGTAGAAAGAATAGCAATTGAAGGATCAATATTAACTCAAAAGGTTAAAGGTAGAGAAAAATACATAGTAGAAAAACCTTTAAAAGATCACCAAGATGCAATTGAATTAGTATTAGAGAGTTTAGTTGATGAAAAGAATGGCGTTATAAAATCTATGGATGAAATAAGTGCAGTTGGTCATAGAGTAGTTCATGGTGGAGAAAAATATTCAAAATCAGTGTTAGTGAATGATGAAGTAATGAAAAATATAGATGAATGTATTAAGTTAGCACCACTTCATAATCCACCAAACATAATAGGAATAAAAGCTTGTGAGAAACTTATGCCAAATACTCCAATGGTATGTGTGTTTGACACTGCATTCCATCAAACAATGCCAGAAAAAGCTTATATGTATCCATTACCATATGAATATTATACTGAAGATCATATAAGAAGATATGGATTCCATGGAACATCTCATAAATATGTAGCTAATAAAGTTGCAGAAATTATGAATAAGGATGTAACTGAATTAAAGATTGTAACATGTCATATAGGAAATGGTGTTAGTATTACAGCAGTAGATGGTGGTAAATCAATTGATACTACTATGGGATTTACTCCTCTTGCTGGTACAATAATGGGATCAAGATGTGGAGATATAGATCCTGCAATCGTAACTTACTTAATAAAAGAAAAAGGATATTCAGCAACTGAAGTAAATGATATTCTAAATAAAAAATCAGGAATACTAGGAGTTTCAGGGGTAGGAACTGATTTTAGAGACATAAGAAGTGCTATGGAAAATGATAATAAGAGAGCCATTCTTGCAACTGATATTTTTGGATATCAAATAAAGAAACAAATAGGTGCATATGCAGCATCAATGGGTGGATTAGATACTATAGTATTTACTGCAGGAATTGGAGAGCATGCTCCGGAAGTTAGAATAAGAGCTTTAAGTGGTCTTGAATTTATTGGTATAGAACTTGATGAAGAAAATAATAATAGACATGATATAGGTGAAGGTCTTTTAATTTCAAAAGAAAGTTCTAAGGTGAAAATTTATGTTATCCCAACTAATGAAGAGTTAATGATAGCAAAAGAAACTTTAGCTTTAGTGAAAAAGTAA
- a CDS encoding YceD family protein, whose amino-acid sequence MKIRVSDLISRKERSKKIDYKFEIPKFEFEGDVITPVSKCEVSGVITSDKDIVIMKAKVTCTLEMNCSRCLDTFIYPIDIDIEERFANNNSLENEDVIIVLDDILDIAQVVESNIISSLPIQRLCKSDCKGLCQECGANLNKESCSCNNDDVDIRFDVLKGFFDNKEV is encoded by the coding sequence ATGAAAATACGAGTTTCAGATCTTATTTCAAGAAAAGAAAGAAGTAAAAAAATTGACTACAAATTTGAAATACCTAAGTTTGAATTTGAAGGAGATGTAATCACTCCAGTAAGTAAGTGCGAAGTATCAGGAGTAATAACATCTGATAAAGACATTGTAATAATGAAAGCTAAAGTAACTTGTACTTTAGAAATGAATTGTTCAAGATGTTTAGATACCTTTATCTATCCAATAGATATTGATATAGAAGAGAGGTTTGCCAATAATAATAGTCTTGAAAATGAAGATGTTATTATTGTGCTTGATGACATTTTAGACATCGCACAAGTAGTAGAATCTAATATAATATCTAGTTTACCAATTCAAAGACTTTGCAAAAGTGATTGTAAAGGTCTTTGTCAAGAATGTGGTGCAAACCTTAATAAGGAATCATGTTCTTGTAATAATGATGATGTAGATATTAGATTTGATGTTCTAAAAGGTTTTTTTGACAATAAGGAGGTGTAG
- the rpmF gene encoding 50S ribosomal protein L32, with translation MGNPARKCCSARRDSRRAQTFKASLPGIVECPQCHEMKLAHRVCKNCGFYKNKEVVSSEK, from the coding sequence ATGGGAAATCCTGCGAGAAAGTGTTGTAGCGCAAGAAGAGATTCAAGAAGAGCTCAAACATTTAAGGCTAGTTTACCTGGCATAGTTGAGTGTCCTCAATGTCATGAAATGAAGCTTGCTCATAGAGTATGTAAAAATTGTGGATTTTACAAAAATAAAGAAGTTGTATCTTCAGAAAAATAA
- the plsX gene encoding phosphate acyltransferase PlsX gives MKIAIDGMGGDNAPSAVVEGILLALKEYSEITFYITGPEEKILLELSKYDYPKDKVIIIEAKEVISTNEHPVMALRRKKDSSIVKALNLVKDGTCDAIISAGSTGAFLAGCTLIVGRIKGIERPALGPIIPGRRGNFMIVDAGANVDSKPEYLVQFSKMGRIYYKNVFNVENPSVGLLNIGSEEEKGNDLTKATYKLLKEEDSINFVGNIEPRYIPTGDTNIIVSDGFAGNTALKMYEGSAKNILGMIKDEVLKADLKSKIGIALLKPFLKKIMKKFDYKEYGGAPFLGVNGICIKAHGSSDSKAFKNAIRQTKIFYENNVLDEIKKEFERKN, from the coding sequence ATGAAAATAGCTATTGATGGAATGGGTGGGGATAATGCACCTAGTGCAGTTGTAGAAGGTATATTGTTAGCATTAAAAGAATATAGTGAAATAACTTTTTACATTACAGGTCCAGAAGAAAAAATATTATTAGAACTTTCAAAATATGATTACCCAAAAGATAAAGTTATCATAATAGAAGCAAAAGAAGTTATATCTACAAATGAGCATCCAGTTATGGCTTTAAGAAGAAAAAAAGACTCTAGTATTGTTAAAGCTTTAAATTTAGTTAAAGATGGAACATGCGATGCTATAATTTCAGCTGGAAGTACAGGAGCATTCTTGGCAGGGTGTACATTAATTGTAGGAAGAATTAAAGGGATAGAACGTCCTGCATTAGGGCCTATAATACCAGGTAGAAGAGGAAACTTTATGATAGTTGATGCTGGGGCTAATGTAGATAGTAAACCTGAATATTTAGTTCAATTCAGTAAGATGGGAAGAATTTATTATAAAAACGTATTTAATGTTGAGAATCCAAGTGTTGGATTGTTAAATATCGGTTCTGAAGAAGAAAAAGGAAATGATCTTACAAAAGCTACCTATAAATTATTAAAAGAAGAAGATTCTATAAATTTTGTAGGTAATATAGAACCAAGATATATACCTACAGGAGACACTAATATTATTGTAAGTGATGGTTTTGCAGGTAATACAGCATTAAAAATGTATGAAGGATCAGCTAAAAATATCTTAGGTATGATAAAAGACGAAGTTTTAAAAGCAGACTTAAAGAGTAAAATAGGTATAGCGTTATTAAAGCCTTTTTTAAAGAAAATCATGAAAAAATTTGATTATAAGGAATATGGTGGAGCACCTTTCTTGGGCGTAAATGGTATTTGCATAAAAGCTCATGGTAGTTCTGATAGTAAAGCTTTTAAAAATGCTATTAGACAGACTAAGATTTTTTATGAAAATAATGTTTTAGATGAAATAAAAAAAGAGTTTGAAAGAAAAAACTAA
- the acpP gene encoding acyl carrier protein → MFEKIKNIIADKLSIDLESITMESSFIEDLNADSLDIVELIMALEDELDMEIPDEDVENFKTVGDVVNYVKAHYDE, encoded by the coding sequence ATGTTTGAAAAAATTAAAAATATTATAGCAGATAAATTAAGTATTGATTTAGAAAGTATTACTATGGAATCATCATTTATTGAAGATTTAAATGCAGATTCATTAGATATAGTTGAACTTATAATGGCATTAGAAGATGAATTAGATATGGAAATACCAGACGAAGATGTTGAAAACTTTAAAACTGTTGGAGACGTTGTTAATTATGTAAAAGCTCATTACGACGAATAA
- the rnc gene encoding ribonuclease III: MNKYKFNDIENRLGVYFNNQSLIKTALTHSSFGNQFKDAKYNERLEFLGDSVLQLCITEYLFNKFKDKSEGELTKIRSLIVCENSLYEIAKKLNLGEYIRMSKGEELTGGRERMSIQADAVEAVIAAVYLDKGIGFVNDFILLHFEHIIYKAINNEIVLDFKTKLQELLQKDGEILIQYELVKHEGPPHRRKFFTNVIINEKVMGVGEGYSKKEAEQNAAKEALKRLEKKYE; the protein is encoded by the coding sequence ATGAATAAATATAAATTTAATGATATAGAAAATCGCTTAGGAGTTTATTTTAATAATCAATCATTAATTAAAACTGCATTAACTCACAGTTCATTTGGTAATCAATTTAAAGATGCTAAATATAATGAGAGATTAGAGTTTTTAGGAGATTCTGTATTGCAACTTTGTATTACAGAGTATCTTTTTAATAAATTTAAAGATAAGTCAGAAGGAGAATTGACTAAAATAAGAAGCTTAATAGTTTGTGAAAATTCACTTTACGAAATAGCTAAAAAGTTAAATCTTGGAGAATATATAAGGATGAGTAAGGGTGAAGAACTTACTGGCGGAAGAGAAAGAATGTCTATACAAGCAGATGCTGTTGAAGCAGTAATTGCAGCAGTTTATTTAGATAAGGGGATAGGTTTTGTAAATGACTTTATATTACTTCATTTTGAGCATATAATATATAAAGCGATAAATAATGAAATAGTATTAGATTTTAAAACTAAATTACAAGAATTATTACAAAAAGATGGAGAAATACTAATTCAATATGAATTAGTAAAACATGAAGGTCCACCTCATAGAAGAAAATTTTTTACTAATGTAATTATAAATGAAAAAGTTATGGGGGTAGGAGAAGGATATAGTAAAAAAGAAGCTGAACAAAATGCAGCAAAAGAAGCTTTGAAGAGGTTAGAAAAAAAATATGAGTAA
- a CDS encoding elongator complex protein 3 translates to MSKNYYIIPIFVPQEGCPHKCVFCNQDRITGLKDIVTTDIVRKTIDDYLETIVNKDAVIEVSFFGGTFTAVKEEKQKAFLEIAREYKNKNLIDKIRLSTRPDAINDYILTYLKEYKVDIIELGVQSLDDEILRKAGRGHYVSDVKKASSLIKEYGFVLGHQIMPGLPGDTSEKDILTTRLSIEMKPDICRIYPALVIKDTPMEKMYKMGLYVPYTLEEAVQISKAMYKLYIENNIQVIRIGLQPTESINEGADIVSGPFHPAFRELVESSLISDLINSNVESEEDIELRINPKDISKLYANKKRYFNTIKNKKIIIKQDLNILRGNIKLITQDKNINITY, encoded by the coding sequence ATGAGTAAAAATTATTATATTATTCCTATATTTGTACCACAAGAAGGATGTCCACATAAATGTGTATTCTGCAATCAAGATAGAATAACAGGACTTAAAGATATAGTAACTACCGATATAGTAAGAAAAACAATAGACGATTATTTAGAAACTATAGTAAATAAAGATGCTGTTATAGAAGTTTCATTCTTTGGTGGTACATTCACAGCAGTAAAAGAAGAAAAGCAAAAAGCATTTTTAGAAATTGCTAGAGAATATAAAAATAAGAATCTAATTGATAAAATAAGACTTTCTACAAGGCCTGATGCAATAAATGATTATATACTTACTTATTTAAAAGAATATAAGGTTGACATAATAGAACTAGGAGTACAGTCATTAGATGATGAAATATTAAGAAAAGCTGGAAGAGGTCATTATGTATCAGATGTAAAGAAAGCATCATCATTAATAAAAGAATATGGATTTGTTTTAGGGCATCAAATAATGCCGGGTTTACCAGGTGATACTTCTGAAAAAGATATTTTAACAACAAGACTATCAATAGAAATGAAACCAGATATATGTAGAATATATCCAGCATTAGTTATAAAAGATACTCCTATGGAAAAAATGTATAAGATGGGATTGTATGTACCATATACTTTAGAAGAAGCAGTACAAATTAGTAAAGCAATGTATAAGTTATATATTGAAAATAATATTCAAGTTATTAGAATAGGTCTTCAACCAACTGAAAGCATAAATGAAGGAGCTGATATAGTATCAGGACCGTTTCATCCAGCATTTAGAGAATTAGTTGAGAGTAGTTTAATATCAGATTTGATTAATTCCAATGTAGAAAGTGAAGAAGATATTGAATTAAGAATAAATCCAAAGGATATAAGTAAATTATATGCTAACAAAAAGAGATATTTTAATACTATAAAAAATAAAAAAATTATCATTAAACAGGATTTAAATATTTTAAGAGGAAATATAAAATTAATAACTCAAGATAAAAATATTAATATTACATATTAG